A region of the Roseiflexus sp. RS-1 genome:
GCCTGGGCGCGTGAACTGTTGCCCGCAACCGTTGATTTCATCGGCGGGCATCCGATGGCAGGAAGCGAAAAGTCCGGTCCTGCCGCTGCTTCGCCCGATCTCTTCCGCAATGCTATCTACTGTCTCGCACCGCAGGAAAACGCCCGCGAAACGGCAGTGCGCCTGGTTGAGGCGATGGTGGATCAGATCGGCGCCAAACTCTACTATATCGATCCGGTCGAACACGACGCTTATGTGGCCGGTGTTTCGCATCTGCCCTTCATGCTTTCGACGGCGCTGGTGGATGTGGTGAGTCGCAGTCCCGGATGGCGTGAGATGGCGCCACTGGCGGCGACCGGTTTTCGTGATGTGACCCGTCTGGCATCGGGCAGCGCCGAGATGCATCGTGATATTTGCCTGACCAATCGAGAAGCGCTGGCGCGCTGGCTCGATGAGATGGCGCGTCGCCTGACGGAACTGCGCGATCAGGTTGCCGCAGGTGATGGCGAAGGGTTGCTGGAGTGGTTTCGCCACGCGCAGGACGTGCGTGATCAGTGGCTGGCGGAGCGCCCTAACATGCGCCCCGGTGAGCAGGAATTCAATGCGATGATCGATATGGCATACGACCGACCGGGTCTCTTCGGGCGCTGGGGACCGGGATCGCGTCAACGCAAGCAGTCATAGCAGGATAGCTGTATGGATCGCCCAATCCGCGTGCTGATCGCAAAACCAGGTCTCGATGGTCACGACCGTGGGGCGAAGGTGATCGCCCGTGCTTTGCGCGATGCCGGTATGGAGGTAATCTACACCGGCATTCAACAAACGCCGCAGATGATCGTCGAAGCGGCGCTTCAGGAAGATGTCGATGTGATCGGTCTCTCGATCCTCTCCGGTGCGCATATGACGCTCCTGCCACGGGTGATGGAGTTGCTGCGCGAACACGATATGCACGACGTGCTGGTGGTGGCTGGCGGCATTATCTCCGA
Encoded here:
- a CDS encoding prephenate dehydrogenase, which encodes MIQITIIGVGLIGASLGMALRSAPERESPLGAITVTGFDLDPRTLAEARGRLAIDREARTLADAVRDAHLVIVATPVQTIRQVFADLAPLLPPGATVTDVASTKAQVLAWARELLPATVDFIGGHPMAGSEKSGPAAASPDLFRNAIYCLAPQENARETAVRLVEAMVDQIGAKLYYIDPVEHDAYVAGVSHLPFMLSTALVDVVSRSPGWREMAPLAATGFRDVTRLASGSAEMHRDICLTNREALARWLDEMARRLTELRDQVAAGDGEGLLEWFRHAQDVRDQWLAERPNMRPGEQEFNAMIDMAYDRPGLFGRWGPGSRQRKQS
- a CDS encoding cobalamin B12-binding domain-containing protein, coding for MDRPIRVLIAKPGLDGHDRGAKVIARALRDAGMEVIYTGIQQTPQMIVEAALQEDVDVIGLSILSGAHMTLLPRVMELLREHDMHDVLVVAGGIISDEDAQVLKDQHGIAEVYGPGASTHEIVRFIQERCRTRT